One Rhodococcus sp. P1Y DNA window includes the following coding sequences:
- a CDS encoding arabinosyltransferase domain-containing protein — protein sequence MPDAVTDSSAVPSAPSPKGSTVDLRSQVRTTRLIAIITGLLGAFLAILTPFLPVVQTTSTISWPESGTIQDIDAPLVSQAPIDFSATIPCSAVAQLPPQGGLLLATAPSQGEGAALNSLFVRVSEASVDVLDRNVVVASAPRVDVQGCSSIEITSNIDYTSAEFVGLNDEQGNPRAGRLDGDLRPQIVGLFTDLEGSAPAGLSATIDVDSRFSSSPTILKLLAMILAVVCTIIAMGALGRLDGIDGRGHRRFFPSHWWKFTGVDITVVGALIGWHFVGANTSDDGYLLTMARAAEHSGYMANYFRWFGVPEAPFGWYYDVLAVFAKVSTASPWMRLPALIAGVLCWMVISREVVPRLGRAVRKSNVALWTGGLVFLAFWLPYNNGLRPEPIVALGALLTWCSIERAIATGRLLPAASAFLIGAFTLASAPTGLMCVAALLAGARPMARIVVRRHRQVGTLALLAPLAAAGFLVLVVVFADQTFATVIESTRVRTAIGPSEAWYQDFLRYYYLFVQTVDGSVARRFAFLVMLLCLFSTLFILLRRRRVPGISNGPAWRLIGVVFGTIFFMMFNPTKWTHHFGSYAGIAGSLAALTAVAISASALRSRRNRTVFLAGLMFVLALAFSGINGYWYVSSYGVPWFDKTVSLSGNQSNTVFLILFAAALALAGWQYLREGYAPPQPRAGTERGRRIKKFAAAPLTVIAGLMVLFEILSLVKGAVSQYPAYSLARSNIQSLTGNSCGLANDVLVESNPNSGILNPIPAEFDPETGPLGGESPSNFTPNGIPTDLSADAVEVKPGQGNTDQQSVGPAFEEGQSSGTGGGIGAQGVNGSTAALPFGLDPATTPVLGSYQPGIQEPASATSSWYSLPERSDDAPLIVVSAAGRILSYDDTGALTYGQSLLVEYGTRQPNGTVDVKGTYLPRDIGPAPSWRNLRIPIADLPDDADAVRIVANDPNLTGDQWFAFTPPRVPQLEKLNDMIGTEQPVLLDWAVGLQFPCQRPFDHRYGVAEVPGYRILPDRPLAVSSTDTWQAGDNGGPLGWSELLAKPVTVPTYLNLDWARDWGSLERYEQYYPEAVPATIETSEVTRSGFWTPGNLRVFDK from the coding sequence GTGCCCGACGCCGTGACAGATTCATCCGCCGTGCCCTCCGCTCCGTCGCCGAAGGGTTCCACAGTGGATCTGCGATCTCAGGTGCGTACGACACGCTTGATCGCCATCATCACCGGCCTTCTGGGCGCCTTCCTGGCGATCCTGACGCCGTTCCTGCCCGTCGTGCAGACGACGTCGACCATCTCCTGGCCCGAATCGGGGACGATCCAGGACATCGACGCGCCGCTGGTTTCACAGGCACCCATCGACTTCTCGGCGACGATCCCCTGCAGCGCCGTGGCGCAGCTGCCTCCGCAAGGGGGACTTCTCCTCGCGACCGCGCCGTCCCAGGGCGAGGGCGCCGCGCTGAACAGCTTGTTCGTGCGCGTCAGCGAAGCGTCGGTCGACGTTCTGGACCGCAACGTCGTCGTTGCCTCCGCACCGCGCGTGGATGTGCAGGGATGCAGCTCCATCGAGATCACCTCGAACATCGACTACACCTCCGCCGAATTCGTCGGACTGAACGACGAGCAGGGCAACCCGCGGGCCGGGCGTCTCGACGGTGACCTTCGGCCGCAGATCGTCGGCCTCTTCACCGACCTCGAGGGCTCGGCCCCTGCCGGACTGTCCGCGACGATCGACGTCGACTCACGTTTCTCGTCCAGCCCGACCATCCTCAAGCTGCTCGCCATGATCCTGGCGGTCGTGTGCACCATCATCGCTATGGGTGCGCTGGGGCGTCTCGACGGCATCGACGGCCGCGGCCACCGCCGCTTCTTCCCGTCGCACTGGTGGAAATTCACCGGGGTCGACATCACGGTCGTCGGCGCTCTGATCGGCTGGCATTTCGTCGGCGCGAACACCTCGGACGACGGCTACCTCCTGACAATGGCCCGAGCAGCCGAACACTCCGGCTACATGGCCAACTACTTCCGCTGGTTCGGAGTCCCCGAAGCGCCCTTCGGCTGGTATTACGACGTACTCGCCGTCTTCGCCAAGGTGTCCACTGCCAGTCCATGGATGAGACTGCCCGCGCTGATCGCAGGCGTTCTGTGCTGGATGGTCATCAGCCGCGAGGTCGTCCCCCGTCTCGGACGCGCAGTGCGCAAGTCGAACGTGGCGCTGTGGACCGGCGGTCTGGTGTTCCTCGCGTTCTGGCTGCCCTACAACAACGGGTTGCGGCCGGAACCCATCGTCGCCCTCGGCGCGCTGCTGACGTGGTGCTCGATCGAGCGAGCGATTGCGACAGGCAGACTCCTCCCCGCCGCGTCGGCATTCCTGATCGGTGCCTTCACCCTTGCGTCGGCTCCCACGGGTCTGATGTGTGTGGCCGCGCTGTTGGCCGGGGCGAGGCCGATGGCCCGCATCGTCGTACGACGCCACCGCCAGGTGGGAACGCTCGCACTTCTCGCACCGCTCGCCGCCGCAGGATTCTTGGTGCTGGTCGTTGTCTTCGCCGACCAGACCTTTGCGACGGTCATCGAATCGACACGTGTTCGAACCGCTATCGGGCCGAGCGAGGCGTGGTACCAGGACTTCCTGCGCTACTACTACCTCTTCGTCCAAACTGTCGACGGTTCCGTCGCACGTCGTTTCGCGTTCCTCGTGATGCTGCTCTGCCTGTTCTCGACGCTGTTCATTCTGCTTCGCCGCAGGCGCGTCCCCGGCATCTCGAACGGACCGGCGTGGCGTCTGATCGGTGTCGTGTTCGGAACCATCTTCTTCATGATGTTCAACCCCACCAAGTGGACTCACCACTTCGGGTCTTACGCGGGTATCGCCGGCAGCTTGGCAGCGCTGACAGCAGTGGCGATTTCAGCCAGCGCACTGCGATCGCGACGCAATCGCACGGTATTCCTTGCCGGCCTGATGTTCGTTCTGGCACTGGCCTTCTCGGGCATCAACGGCTACTGGTACGTCTCGAGCTACGGCGTGCCGTGGTTCGACAAGACGGTGTCCTTGAGCGGCAATCAGTCGAACACCGTCTTCCTCATCCTCTTTGCCGCGGCTCTGGCATTGGCCGGCTGGCAGTATCTGCGTGAGGGCTACGCGCCGCCGCAACCTCGCGCTGGTACCGAACGAGGCAGGCGGATAAAGAAATTTGCGGCCGCACCGCTGACCGTCATCGCCGGCTTGATGGTGCTGTTCGAGATCCTCTCGCTCGTCAAGGGCGCCGTCTCGCAGTATCCGGCCTACTCGCTGGCTCGGTCCAATATCCAGTCGCTGACCGGCAACTCATGCGGTCTTGCGAATGACGTTCTGGTGGAGTCGAATCCGAACTCAGGAATCCTGAACCCGATTCCGGCGGAGTTCGACCCCGAGACCGGCCCGCTCGGTGGCGAAAGCCCGTCGAACTTCACTCCCAACGGCATCCCCACCGACCTCAGCGCGGACGCCGTCGAAGTCAAACCAGGCCAAGGGAATACGGACCAGCAAAGCGTCGGACCCGCTTTCGAGGAAGGCCAGAGTTCCGGTACCGGAGGCGGCATCGGCGCACAAGGCGTCAACGGTTCCACCGCAGCCCTTCCCTTCGGGCTCGACCCCGCCACCACCCCGGTCCTCGGTTCCTACCAACCCGGTATCCAGGAACCGGCGTCGGCGACATCGAGCTGGTATTCGCTCCCCGAACGATCCGACGACGCACCACTCATCGTGGTCTCCGCCGCCGGTCGCATCCTGTCCTACGACGACACCGGCGCGCTGACCTACGGCCAGTCCCTCCTCGTCGAGTACGGGACACGCCAGCCCAACGGAACCGTCGACGTCAAGGGCACGTACTTGCCTCGCGACATCGGGCCTGCGCCGTCGTGGCGCAACCTCCGCATCCCCATCGCGGACCTGCCCGACGACGCCGATGCCGTCCGCATAGTCGCAAACGACCCCAACCTCACCGGTGACCAGTGGTTCGCGTTCACACCCCCGCGCGTCCCACAGCTCGAGAAGCTGAACGACATGATCGGCACCGAACAGCCCGTACTGCTGGACTGGGCTGTCGGACTGCAGTTCCCGTGCCAGCGACCGTTCGACCACCGGTATGGCGTCGCCGAAGTACCCGGATACCGCATCCTCCCCGACCGCCCGCTTGCTGTCAGCTCCACCGACACCTGGCAGGCCGGCGACAACGGCGGACCCCTCGGGTGGAGCGAACTCCTCGCCAAGCCCGTCACGGTTCCGACGTACCTGAACCTCGACTGGGCCCGCGACTGGGGCTCGCTCGAACGGTACGAGCAGTACTACCCCGAGGCAGTACCGGCGACCATCGAAACGTCCGAGGTCACCAGATCCGGCTTCTGGACGCCGGGGAACCTGCGGGTGTTCGACAAGTAG